One Xiphophorus maculatus strain JP 163 A chromosome 15, X_maculatus-5.0-male, whole genome shotgun sequence genomic window, agcataatatgaaacagataatctatgaaatagaaatcaagctcctccactTCCTTGCTGAGCTACAATAGCGACCTGCAAAAATGCATCGCTTTCAggcaaaaacaatcaatcagagccaggaggagggtcttagcgctgctAATCAAGATCACGTAAGAGCtgttaaatgtgctaatggcagagaaacaacttgccATTACAAAGAAACTATTTATCCGCCATCATCAATGACTATGCTAACTAGTGTTAGCATCCTGGCAGAATCTGCTGCATAGCAGAAATAAAGGTATAAGAATCATACacaagcttgattgacagcactaagactcTCCTTGTGGCTCTCATTGGttatttgacaatttttttgttttctgtagttGGCACTGGAAGAAGAGaaaggagcttgatttttttttacagattattacGGTCTcgacaaatatgttaaaatcatattaaaaaaagtcacatactgcagctttaattgtgaataaaaccgtctcagtgctgccctcctCAGGTTGAATGGTGCTACtgcagttgatttttttaatgtttacaacTCTACAGCTTCGTTAGCGTCTAAAGTTCTCCGTTTGggtctaaaaaaataatctcacaaCTATgacggaaaaaaacaaaaaagcaaattcaACATCAGAAACTTACATAGTAGTTAGAGATCAGGGCATCTGTGTAATCctgtgagaaaatgaaaaaatatattattgtaaaaaaaaacaaacaagtaatacattgcacttcaaaataaaataaaaagtccacAGCACTACACATAAATATGTGTATACAGATATTAACATACAAaagcaaagacataaaaattacAGGTACTTTAAGACatttatgaaataaagagaGATTGCTTAAgaattgaaagaaataaaataatttttttatatgcagGGTTGTATTTGTTTCTGAAACTGAGTCTAAAAATGGCTCAGAATGAACTaaataatgggtttttttttgtctcgttATCAAAAGTTTCCAAAAATTATATTGCTCAAATATTGAATGTGTGTGCAATATATTTGTATGAGATAATGccataaaatgaataaataaaaacaattaaaaggtaaaaataaatacaaacaataaagattttatCTCTTAACAATTGAAACCAAACCAGAGAAAATCTTCAGCTTCACAAACAGAATCTGCATAAAAACGTTGTTCCCATTTCCTCTGGAAATAATTGATGATCGGACAGAAAACCGTTTGCATCTCTGCATGTTCCTTGTGTTAAGGTTCTGTTTCagtatgaatatttaatttaatattcagTGTCACAGCCCAACAATCAGTGCAGACAATGATTAAGTTCATTCATGAAACATGAAGTTCTCTCAGCCACCGAGGAACAAGTTGCTCACATCCTCGTCATGAAGGAcggagaaaagaaacaaactggaagaaaatgttCGGCTGCGTTGGGAAGGACTCAGTGAAACAGTTATTAAAACTCATGCTCAAATAATTcaagatttttcctttttaatctgAATTCCTGTCCCTTCACATTAATTAGGATTCCACCTGCAGAAGAGTGAGGAGTTAAAGATGGaaggaacagaaacagaaaaaaagagcattttttatttaaattctatAAATTCACCAAACTGGAGTTTAACTACAGATATTCAATATTTATGGAATAAATTTATACAAAGATGAGGACTGGAATGAAGAactagaaaaacagaaaagaggatggagggatgaagaaAAGAGTAAAGGGAGGAAAGAAAGACAATTAAatacaaggaaggaaggaaggaaggaaggaaggacaggaggatggatggatggacttttaTCTGAAGAAATGCCTTCCTCCAGTCTTTTCCATTTCAGCTCAATCAGGTTTAATTGATAAATCTCAAAATGGCGTCTGAATGTTAAACCAgctggttattattattataaaatggCGCTGATCTCTGGCGGTTTCTAAACGatcagaataaacaaaaatacaggaagaggaaaaagaaatgaagaaaccAAAACAGACGAGATTaaaggaaacacattttataagaCATAGCGCATTAAATACGtagaaatataattaattttgggGTTTATTCACGTTCAACTGCTTCACCAGTTCCTTCTGCATCAGCAGGGATGATTCACCTGATCATGATGTTAGTAACTGAAATATTTGGGTCACTAATCAGAGAGAGAACCTGGAATACGATCAAAACCACAAATCTAAGGTAAAATATGTTCAGACGTGGTTATTACGGCCTCAGTTTGACTGTGACCTTTTGACCCCAcaataaatactaaataagACCATTTGATAGAACAGACAAAACATTACAGAAGTAAAGTTTCACGTCATTCTACCTAAAGGTCACCTGAATGTATCTCGGCGTATAGAAACAACAAGCCAATGTTcctagtctgttttttttctgttttcaggctGAAACACTTTTCTAATTATGGACAAACAAGCTACTTCACCACCGGAGGTTAAAACACGTCACAATCTCCAGACGACAGAACAAAAGGAGACATTTTCGACCGACTTTAAAGGAGCTTGCTGCGTTCAGACCAGCCTGTGTTTGTGTGCCAAACAAAAACTCAATTTATATTCTGCAGGAGTTCAACAGAAAACgtattaaaactttaaaatgacgAATTCATCAAACTTTGTTCTGCTGTGACCCTTTTTTATGATGTCatttagtgaaatattttttcaaatggaAGGTAAatcttaaatttgaaaaaatatttaaatggaaaatagatttgaattttatgtaaaaaataatattttacacaaaaactgtgcaaaaacaaaattaattttttgtgtacaaaaattgcaatgtttttacataatttgtgtattattttacaaaatttttatgtgtctaaaaattatttttgttacaaaaaattcaaatattttccattaaaaatttttttcaaatggaaCTTGATGTTTTACCCCTAACCTGTAGGGGGAGCTAAAGGGAATAATGATGAGAATAAACTAGGTGGAAAATTTACTGAAAGCTTTAGGAAATTCAtgactgaatttaattttttaaagaaccaaaactgaagttttacttttagtttaaaatattttatctaaacATGACAGTTTCacaaattttgatacagccGAAAAACCACCTTCTCAAGgcacaaaaacctttttatcaaaaaactgatttctttcAAAGTTGACGTGtcttcattaagcaaatttaattttgtgattCCAATTTCAGCAATCTTCTTGTCAATGAACAGCTAGTGACAGACTGATGCATCTTAGCTGCACAAAGGAGCATTCTAGCAGatccttcctcctctttttacatttcttcttcACTTGAATTATCCCACtgtgagacaataaaacatatttctattcCTGTAGTACCTGTAGAGTTTCAGATGGCACTTTTTGAGCATTGCAGGGTCGGATGTTGGGTGAATTTGTTGAACATAAACTCGTGGGAAGACTGGCAGCTGtctcaaatgttttccatttctgaCTGATTTGTCCCTTTGTAGATTGATGGACTTCAAATTGTTTGGAAATGATGATTGATGGGCagaaaggtttgtttttctaagGCTGCGATGCTGAAGCTGATGGCAGTGTGTCCTCACCTTACtcctgcttttttgttttagaggTTGCTACCAAACCTTAACCAATTAATcaaatcgcatgataaattaaaatgaatttccattctgatgattaattttaAAGGGAAAATTTGTTTAGAGAcatcaaaatctgttttcttaatgttttcagTTGTGTGGTTTCAATTTCCATTTTGAAtttggttttgttgtgttttattttggatattttcgatAACTTTCAGTTTCATGGttaattattctttaaaaagtaaaagtttattcatctttgtGTGACTGAAgttgcattttttgtgtgtcagTATATTAagtgaaaatggtctcaaaacaacattattattgttgcaTTATTTACCTGGGcaatttattgtccaacaaCATTTGTTATTGTGTCAGGCCTAGTGCTGATGATCAGTAATCAATAATTATGTACATTTGATCAGCAGCACCTTTTCAAGCAGCAATGGTggatttatggatttttttggtttatttaacaaCATCACCCTGAAattgttcaaacatttttattaagtaCTGATGTTAGataaaagataagaaaaaaatcacaccaAAAATTTgtgtctttcaaaataaaaagtgtcaaTAAATAACAGGGCTTGACGATTTAATCAAGTTTCCTTATAATTTTCCTGTATTTACACTTAAAGGGGACCTAagattcacatttttcacacttttattctttcatttgggattcaactgcttctaaaaatagctgaagttcttaaaaaaaagacgAGGCAGTTTTTTTGGGactaaattaatgttttttgttgcctGGAATCAATCTTCGGGAAACTGCGCcgctacctagcaaccccagtctGTTACcaagcaacccaagtggagctctAGCagggttttaccgctgtattcgctgtacaatggctgctggagaagaaatgttttgttgttggcttgttggttgtgcaggaggctccacttctgcttttcaaagatgtatggttgtataattgcagcTATTTTCATGTGCAAGGTAAAACGCTGAgttagggggcgtggccaacagcagcttatatggatttaaagtgacaaaacgtCCTAAAACCGCTCAGAATAGGCAGATAAATCTCATTATCCAAGAacgattttgtgcaaaaaattttttataagaaTGTTTTGTAAGCCATAGGAATATCGTAggctgttcaaggaagcataataaaaTCTTGATGTTCAATGTGCATTCAATAATTggctcaaaaacataaaaagtgtccagaaatgtttgattttgtgaATAGCCGTTTAGTCGCCCGCTCCATCAGTTTTCCTCTCACGTCGCCAGCGTCGCCAGGCGTCGTGGTAATGAGctcatttgtcatttattttgtgtccTTTCTGACATTTACCAGGTTGGCCTTTCAGGTCCAAGCCTCTCCTTTGGTAAATAATTGATGGTGATCAGAGGCACACCGGGTAAGCAAAGCGCTGATGGACGTTTGAGCAGCTGGCACAACACGACGGTTCGCTCTGACCTGgcatacaaacaaacacacacacacacacacacacacccacacacacacacccacacgcttATATACGGAGCTATGAGTCACCCTGGCTGGTTCCAcaatccctcctcctccttgtgtcTCTTCCTCCCTCCTAGGAAATAGTTTCCAACATTAATGAAGGTGTTGCAGGTCTTCAACTGTTtccacaaggaaaaaaaatctaacttccTCCTTTTGTGTCAATATTTGTAACTGCTTTTTGGTCAGTCTGTGTCGACCTGCAGAGTAATTTTAATCCTTTGCAGGTCACTTTTGCAATGGCACATCATTGGTGATTAAAACAAGTTAATTCATCGCTAACGTCTTGATTAAAGGCCTCTGGCATTTGTTTGGTGTGGAGTGCTTTAGAAAGTAGTTTAATCCACTCATTTTCTGCTGTGAGACTTAATTAAAACCAATAATGTGTTCACCCTCTTCTGAATGAGGTGGGTGACAAATGTTTAGCTTATTTGGCTGCTAGTACCTTTATGTGATTTATCTCTACTAAATTAGGCTAACAGTATTAATTGAACACTTTTCTTcagctaaaatgtatttattttaataatagttcAGATCTGTATTTGCTCACCCTCTTAAGTTTGGCGATGTTCTCCTCCGCTGTTAGTCCGTTCAGGGCTCCAGAAATACAGAGGAAAGTTCCCAGGAAGCACGGAGCAAAACACAACTGAGAACCCgaacaaatcaaattaaaaaaaagcagaagaaaggaaTCAGTGGTGCttctgctaacgctaaagcactaatcatcAACATTAGCTCTGGCATAATTTACATGTTCtattgtatttctgtttatatctactgtcagtattttattttgttattttatgttccttgtttgaaataaagttattgaaaaaaagggaaaacattaggagaggaaatggaactgctgCGTAAACagtcttcaaaataagagcatgaatataaacaggAACAAATTTTACACCTAAAACTTCAATATAGACATCAAACCTTATTCAactaaacatttacaaaacagcaaagtaaatTGGCACTTTACAATTTATCTAAAAAACTTGATTTAGGGAAAGCTAAGTTAAGCGAAAATGCCAAGCAAAAAAATTTGCTCTGCTAATTGCGCATTAGCAAGTTAACAGATGTTTTCCCTCCACTGAAAGAAATCTTGGGAACTGAAGTGACTTTTTAAGTAATTACAGACAATAAACTTAATAGGGTGTACATAATTTAGAGTCAATGCTAATCATTGTTTTCTCTCACCTGGTCAACAAGCATTTTCTTCATGGCGTCCGATTTAGACCCTCCAACCACGATCCTGTCCAAAACTTTGTACCAGCTGCCGATTACTGGACCCTTTAttgtggaaagaaagaaaattctcCTCAAACTTAAATGCAGATGTACAAAAAACCTgaacaaaaatgtatcttttaaaattatttcagatttatttggaatattttaacacattttgtgGCATATCTTGCAAATCCTGTAAAACAAATACAGTCAGTTCTGTGAAAAAAGCTTTTACCAACTTAGGAGTTTCTTTGAATTAGTTCttaaaacagacaaagataaaagagtaaaagtaaacttcagtttgaaaataaggatacattttttttaaaaagagtgaCACCACCGACCTGGCtaaaaatttattaaatcatcAACCAGCTGCTACATTTCATGAAaggtaaattaaattttttgattACTGCCAGACATATTTAATCAAGAAATCACTGAAATAGAACTTTTCTTACAATGTTTTGTCCTCAGTTTTGTGGCAAAAAATTTCTATATTGATCTAAAAGATTTTACAACAATTGCAACAAGTTTTTggttttccacaaatatttcCACTGATTTGCACAGATCTTAATTGAATAGCTGGATTTTTAACAAATCTTTGATGCTACTCCAGCAAATTATGAATTCGATTTATACCTTAGAATTATGGCTGGTGTAATTTTAGACctaacagagaaaaaatataaactgaaaaatatctCTAAACCTCATCCCATTTAAATCTCTGCACATATTTTTAGATCAAGTGCTTGATAAATTCTGGATTTAAGACGATTACTGCAGCTCAAATAAATACTTTCGTCACAAAGACGTAAGAATCAAATATGCAGCTTTTAAAGGTAAATCGTACAGCTGTCACCGGGTTTTACTGGATAAACTACTAAGAGTCTGACAGAGAAGAAATTGCTTTTGTTGAATgtaaacattaataaaagagTCCCATCAAACCATCATAAATGACACAATAGATAAATAAGAACCACTTTTACCACAAAGAAGAATCCTATACTCATCATCCGGGCTGTTCGTCCCACATTGTGATGAGCTAATCCTCTCCTCTCAATCAGCTGTTGGGAGATGACATCACCCACACCCACCAGAGACCCTGAAGGACAAAAAAGCTGTCAGTACACTGTGCATGGTGTTATATGAATGCGATCCCCGCAGATTCGTTTTGTAGCTGCAGAGACGTTTTCAGTACGAAGCGCTTTTGTTAAACAGGAGCAGGATGAACGGagctcatttattttgttgaattatGGCAGAATGCAGGCGGTGATGCTCAATGTTTAACTCAAAAATGGTCAGGTAGTTATGGCAGGTCGCAGGAAGAAAGCATTTCCAAATCtgtctgatttttaatgttctggcatttaaaaagtgtgttttaaaagCTACCTCGGCTTGATGGATATTAACAAATTTgcctataaaaagtaataataggAGATGTTTGGGACTCCGGGTTTAGCAAGTCAAATTTAGGACTTATTAAGACCTTTTTTAGTTGTGCGATTAATTGCTTATATGCTTCGGCATGCACACCTCCAAATTGTACATAAAGGCTGATtgctgagacaaaaaaaagttgtgattttttggTTGCGcttcaaaaccaaaatgaatTCAAAGAAATTTAGGCAACCAGTCACCTAAACTACTGTACAAAATGGATAACTGAAGCTTATGGCGTTTTCTCCTCAACAGCATGGCTGAAACTGATCATTATTTTGCACTAATTTAGTGTAAAATATGAGAAGAAACATCTCATATTTTACactaatttagattttctcaTGTAGGGATTTagtaaatacagattttttaggcagtcagttttttgtttatcaAACCCACAGGGCAAATCAGGAGTTAATGAAGGCTAGAGGAAACCTTCACACCTGgatcagagaaacaaacaaccTTCCTGTTATCACGTGACTGCTCTTCATCCTGGAACATATGTATTCCAGATGTTTGCTCAATTTTCCACCATGCTGCTGAGCTGGAACATCACAgagaattaatatttaatcacaaagttacagga contains:
- the mpv17 gene encoding protein Mpv17 isoform X1 — protein: MFKRMASLWRSYQALMTKYPWSVQIVTAGSLVGVGDVISQQLIERRGLAHHNVGRTARMMSIGFFFVGPVIGSWYKVLDRIVVGGSKSDAMKKMLVDQLCFAPCFLGTFLCISGALNGLTAEENIAKLKRDYTDALISNYYLWPPVQIANFYFVPLHHRLAVVQIVAVAWNSYLTWKANKM
- the mpv17 gene encoding protein Mpv17 isoform X2, with product MASLWRSYQALMTKYPWSVQIVTAGSLVGVGDVISQQLIERRGLAHHNVGRTARMMSIGFFFVGPVIGSWYKVLDRIVVGGSKSDAMKKMLVDQLCFAPCFLGTFLCISGALNGLTAEENIAKLKRDYTDALISNYYLWPPVQIANFYFVPLHHRLAVVQIVAVAWNSYLTWKANKM